The Opisthocomus hoazin isolate bOpiHoa1 chromosome 2, bOpiHoa1.hap1, whole genome shotgun sequence genomic interval GTGCTCGCTCGCGTCCGTCCGGCTCGGGGAAGGCGCCCGCTCCGCCATGGCCGAGACGATCGCGGACACCCGGCGGCTGATCAGCAAGCCGCAGAACCTGAACGACGCCTACGGGCCGCCCAGCAACTTCCTGGAGATCGACGTGGGCAACCCGCAGACGGTGGGGGTGGGCCGCGGCCGCTTCACCACCTACGAGATCCGCGTCAAGGTGAGGGcacggcacggcccggcccggctcggcggcgAGAGGAGACGAGCGCGGGGCCTGCGTGTCGCTGCTGGGGCTCCGGCCGGCTCTGGTGCAGTCGGgaggggtgtccctgggggtggCGGTGAGGGACCGTGgctctcctgtccttcagggCCCGCTTGGCAGGCGGGGAGGTGACGGCTGAGCGGCGGTGGGCTTCGTCCTCGGCCGGAGAGCAGGCCCCAGCTTCTGCGAGTGACTGGAGCTGGTGTCTCTCGTGGTCTGGTGGTAGCTAGGACAACACGTATCGGTTAAGATAACCAAAGGACAAATGCTTTTTCGGTGTTGCTGCGCACAGCTGCCGCTAGACTGAAATACTGCTGCGCTGTGAGCAGTTGGTTGTCTGTGTCTAAGTAAACAGAAGGTCAAGTTC includes:
- the SNX3 gene encoding sorting nexin-3 isoform X2, which codes for MAETIADTRRLISKPQNLNDAYGPPSNFLEIDVGNPQTVGVGRGRFTTYEIRVKTNLPIFKLKESTVRRRYSDFEWLRNELERESKGCRPPTGTERALSSHVLTR